One Alkalinema sp. FACHB-956 genomic region harbors:
- a CDS encoding BlaI/MecI/CopY family transcriptional regulator yields MTGLPNYRPRQLSLGPLEQEILNIVWDLGTATVKDVHQRILKDPDRELAYTSVTTVLKRLTNKGWLTCKKDNKIHVWSALITREQARSLQAYEQLNRFLSVGNVDMVAAFADELDQTSLEKLDAIAQRLREIRQQREG; encoded by the coding sequence ATGACGGGTTTGCCCAATTACCGACCTCGCCAACTGTCCCTCGGCCCACTGGAACAAGAGATCCTCAATATTGTTTGGGATTTGGGGACGGCAACGGTTAAAGATGTGCATCAACGCATCTTGAAGGACCCCGATCGCGAATTGGCCTACACCTCCGTCACGACGGTACTGAAACGACTGACCAATAAAGGTTGGCTGACCTGCAAAAAAGACAACAAAATTCACGTCTGGTCAGCCCTAATTACCCGAGAGCAGGCCCGATCGCTGCAAGCCTACGAGCAACTCAACCGCTTCCTCTCCGTGGGCAATGTGGATATGGTGGCGGCCTTTGCTGACGAACTGGATCAAACCAGCTTGGAAAAGCTGGATGCGATCGCCCAACGGCTGCGGGAAATTCGGCAACAACGGGAGGGATAG
- a CDS encoding type 1 glutamine amidotransferase, producing the protein MERQQQRQQLRLLLLQIRDQPRVRAEEIASFARYTGLEQSQIDILNVFDTPEFPASAADGYDGLFVGGASEASVLEPEIYRFLQPSQQLLLRCLEIEMPVFASCFGFQLATVALGGTIIRDDRDFEMGTIPIQLTETASQDPLFHDAPDPFMAVAVHRERAIVAPEGCQPLAYTSACCHAFRVEGKPFWAFQFHPEVDRATLVQRLTIYKQAYTDNDDHLQQVLDSAVETPDSNDFLAKFVDRILLDRSGH; encoded by the coding sequence ATGGAACGTCAGCAGCAACGTCAGCAGCTTCGCCTTTTGTTATTACAAATTCGAGATCAGCCACGGGTGCGGGCGGAAGAAATTGCTAGTTTTGCGCGCTATACCGGGCTAGAACAGAGCCAGATTGATATTTTGAATGTCTTTGATACGCCGGAGTTTCCTGCCAGTGCTGCCGATGGCTACGATGGGTTATTTGTCGGTGGGGCGAGTGAGGCCAGTGTGTTGGAGCCGGAAATCTATCGATTTTTACAACCGAGCCAGCAGTTATTGCTGCGCTGCTTAGAAATCGAAATGCCCGTTTTTGCCTCCTGTTTTGGGTTTCAGTTAGCAACGGTGGCCCTGGGTGGGACGATTATCCGGGACGATCGGGATTTTGAGATGGGAACGATTCCGATTCAATTAACCGAGACAGCTTCCCAGGATCCACTATTTCACGATGCTCCCGATCCCTTTATGGCCGTGGCGGTGCATCGAGAACGGGCGATCGTGGCTCCGGAAGGTTGTCAGCCGCTGGCCTATACGTCCGCCTGTTGCCATGCCTTTCGAGTGGAGGGCAAGCCGTTTTGGGCCTTTCAGTTTCATCCAGAGGTCGATCGGGCGACGTTGGTGCAGCGACTAACGATCTACAAGCAAGCCTATACGGACAATGATGATCACCTACAACAGGTGCTGGATAGCGCGGTGGAAACGCCGGATTCTAACGACTTTTTGGCGAAGTTTGTCGATCGCATCCTGTTGGATCGATCGGGGCATTAA
- a CDS encoding TIGR04283 family arsenosugar biosynthesis glycosyltransferase gives MSLFEQGLQPTSERISVIIPTLNEAVCLGKTLEILQAASTQDIEVIVVDGGSTDRTVEIAQAAGCKVIRSTPGRAQQMNMGAAQASGEILLFLHGDTQLPQQFDRLICETLDRKSVIAGAFELKIEGSQWGLRWVEWGVKWRSSMFQLPYGDQALFLRADLFRNLGGFPALPIMEDFVLVRQLRKRGRLAIVPASVLTSGRRWQTLGILQTTLWNQVMILGFYLGIPPERLKAWYRRDRSRRDADHPGG, from the coding sequence ATGAGTCTTTTCGAGCAAGGTTTGCAGCCAACGTCTGAGCGCATCTCGGTGATTATTCCAACGCTCAATGAAGCCGTTTGTTTGGGCAAAACGTTAGAGATTCTACAAGCAGCTTCGACTCAGGATATCGAAGTCATTGTGGTTGATGGGGGGAGCACCGATCGTACGGTGGAAATCGCTCAGGCAGCGGGTTGCAAGGTGATTCGATCGACTCCTGGACGGGCACAACAAATGAATATGGGAGCCGCGCAGGCATCCGGAGAAATTTTGTTATTTCTCCATGGCGATACTCAATTGCCGCAACAGTTCGATCGCCTCATCTGCGAAACCCTCGATCGAAAATCTGTGATTGCTGGAGCCTTTGAGTTGAAAATTGAGGGATCACAGTGGGGGCTGCGCTGGGTGGAATGGGGGGTGAAATGGCGATCGTCCATGTTTCAACTGCCCTATGGTGATCAAGCGCTGTTTCTCCGGGCTGACCTTTTCCGTAATCTGGGAGGCTTTCCAGCGTTGCCCATTATGGAAGATTTTGTCTTGGTGCGGCAATTAAGAAAGCGAGGACGGCTCGCGATCGTCCCCGCATCTGTGCTTACCTCAGGCCGCCGCTGGCAGACCCTTGGCATTCTTCAAACAACGCTCTGGAATCAAGTCATGATTCTGGGCTTTTATCTAGGCATTCCGCCGGAACGCCTGAAAGCTTGGTATCGACGCGATCGATCCCGGCGCGATGCAGATCATCCGGGGGGCTGA
- a CDS encoding collagen-like protein, with the protein MNDNNPPNANHNEPDNLSKTNQSGSAGHDLIQVGRDYVQYLNYHVEQGHWGTLIANFAVVGVMAYGLLNGLLGSAAVATQIFSKSSTHPLAMRETTCDRITAEFNALSNKLTQLETTIQTTPTAKGEKGEKGDPGPRGPKGDRGQPGVKGEKGDPGTQGIQGPPGEKGDPGVQGPPGEKGDKGDPGQDAPQVRTVQPPG; encoded by the coding sequence ATGAATGACAACAATCCCCCCAATGCTAATCATAACGAACCTGATAACCTATCTAAAACAAATCAATCTGGTTCAGCAGGCCATGATTTGATTCAAGTGGGTCGAGATTATGTGCAATACCTCAACTATCACGTCGAACAAGGACACTGGGGTACTCTTATCGCAAATTTTGCAGTCGTAGGCGTAATGGCCTATGGGTTACTCAATGGATTACTGGGTAGTGCAGCCGTGGCAACACAGATATTCAGTAAATCATCCACCCATCCTTTAGCCATGCGGGAAACCACCTGCGATCGCATCACAGCGGAATTCAATGCACTAAGCAACAAGCTCACTCAACTGGAAACTACAATTCAGACAACCCCTACCGCAAAAGGGGAAAAGGGTGAGAAAGGGGATCCGGGACCTCGGGGGCCAAAGGGCGATCGGGGCCAACCCGGAGTCAAGGGTGAGAAGGGCGATCCGGGCACCCAAGGGATCCAAGGGCCTCCTGGTGAGAAAGGGGATCCCGGCGTCCAAGGCCCACCCGGTGAAAAGGGGGATAAAGGGGATCCGGGTCAGGATGCACCTCAAGTTAGAACCGTTCAGCCCCCCGGATGA
- a CDS encoding pyridoxamine 5'-phosphate oxidase family protein, producing MAKFYPELTEELQDFIQQQHLFFTATAPHQGRINLSPKGIDTFRILDAHTVAYLDVTGSGNETSAHLIENGRMTIMFCSFTEKPWILRLYGTGQVVRPRDAHWPRLMEHFPTVPGTRQIIQLTIESVQTSCGMGVPLYEYQGERQSLIHWAEKKGTEGLHQYWTEKNQRTIDGLPTYLLDPEPTDK from the coding sequence ATGGCAAAGTTTTATCCCGAGCTGACTGAAGAACTGCAAGATTTTATTCAGCAACAGCATCTTTTTTTCACAGCGACAGCTCCTCACCAAGGCCGAATTAATCTCTCTCCCAAGGGGATTGATACTTTTCGGATTCTGGATGCCCACACCGTAGCCTATCTAGATGTCACAGGCAGCGGCAACGAAACCAGCGCCCACCTGATTGAAAATGGGCGCATGACCATCATGTTTTGCAGTTTTACTGAAAAGCCGTGGATTTTGCGCCTGTATGGCACGGGGCAGGTGGTACGACCTCGGGATGCCCATTGGCCGAGGCTGATGGAGCATTTCCCCACCGTTCCCGGCACCCGGCAGATTATTCAATTGACGATCGAGTCTGTGCAAACTTCCTGCGGCATGGGTGTCCCGTTGTATGAGTACCAGGGAGAGCGCCAGTCCTTAATCCATTGGGCTGAGAAAAAAGGAACAGAGGGTTTACATCAGTACTGGACAGAGAAAAATCAGCGGACGATCGATGGTTTGCCGACCTATCTTTTAGATCCCGAGCCCACAGACAAATAA
- a CDS encoding outer membrane beta-barrel protein: MRPFTLISSLLSVWAVNGLAVAVMPAAAGAQEADSLPPTPETVNSSPVPDPIALSSAKPIVLARSIAQPEIQAIAPEPVKPTTPSGITPSSITSSGIRPSGIRPSGIRPSGGTPLPQPPVASQKLSSEEWSSEELPTEKFLSEKLLLEKSSFEKSEVVAQAVDPTNPTRPEEEDLQPLDESDVRSELGDIQPLQPTQPAKPTPSPRKQPTVQLLLRSSAFTSSNITSLRDFAPSDTVFVNGAMLLATPKLGDSTRLIALAGGNLVRFANRGDSNYNSVNFNVAIQQRLAPGTYGQLGWVQEKLYRSDGGDRLLRDNSLQFILGNQSQIGKKLRLDTSYELRASFADPDDQSRLNHTLGARLRYDITPQLQGALDYRLSFKDYTQVDRFDTEHQVSAMAIYNLSRDVFVAGNVSYLFGRSSNSDNNPNNLSIGVSLGVNIPLF, translated from the coding sequence ATGCGCCCCTTTACTTTGATTTCCTCGTTGCTGAGTGTTTGGGCTGTGAATGGCCTAGCTGTTGCTGTAATGCCTGCGGCTGCGGGTGCCCAGGAAGCCGATTCCCTCCCGCCTACCCCTGAGACGGTTAATTCTTCACCCGTGCCCGATCCGATCGCGCTTTCATCTGCTAAACCGATCGTCCTTGCCCGATCGATCGCACAACCTGAAATCCAAGCGATCGCGCCAGAACCGGTTAAACCGACAACGCCATCAGGGATTACACCATCCAGTATTACGTCATCAGGTATCAGGCCATCAGGTATCAGGCCATCAGGTATCAGGCCATCAGGGGGTACGCCTTTGCCCCAGCCGCCGGTTGCCTCCCAAAAATTGTCATCTGAAGAGTGGTCATCTGAAGAATTGCCCACTGAAAAGTTTTTGTCAGAAAAGTTATTGCTTGAAAAGTCATCTTTCGAAAAATCGGAGGTGGTTGCCCAGGCCGTCGATCCGACCAATCCAACCCGTCCGGAGGAAGAGGATTTGCAACCGTTGGATGAATCGGATGTGCGATCGGAACTTGGAGACATTCAGCCCCTCCAACCGACCCAACCGGCAAAACCAACCCCATCCCCTCGGAAGCAACCCACGGTACAACTCTTGCTGCGATCGTCGGCGTTCACCAGTTCCAACATCACTTCGTTGCGGGATTTTGCACCCAGCGATACCGTGTTTGTCAATGGTGCAATGCTGCTGGCAACGCCAAAATTAGGTGACTCTACCCGTTTGATTGCCTTAGCGGGGGGTAATTTAGTGCGGTTTGCCAATCGAGGCGATTCCAATTACAACAGCGTTAATTTCAATGTCGCGATTCAGCAACGTCTAGCGCCAGGAACCTACGGTCAATTGGGCTGGGTACAGGAGAAGTTGTATAGATCGGACGGGGGCGATCGGCTGCTGCGGGATAACTCCCTGCAATTCATCCTGGGCAACCAAAGTCAAATCGGGAAAAAATTGCGGCTAGATACCTCCTACGAATTGCGGGCTAGCTTTGCCGATCCGGATGATCAAAGTCGGCTAAACCATACCTTGGGGGCTAGACTCCGTTATGACATCACTCCCCAGTTACAAGGTGCTTTGGACTATCGCCTCAGCTTCAAAGACTATACCCAGGTCGATCGTTTTGACACAGAGCATCAAGTCAGTGCCATGGCGATTTACAACCTGAGTCGGGATGTGTTTGTTGCAGGGAATGTGTCTTATTTATTTGGTCGATCGTCGAACTCTGATAACAATCCCAATAACCTCTCCATTGGCGTTAGTTTGGGTGTTAACATTCCACTGTTTTAA
- the ruvC gene encoding crossover junction endodeoxyribonuclease RuvC: MAQSATTNSATQRILGLDPGLATLGFGALDCQPAYQRQAAVVTVVDYGVVRTTAGQELGQRLITLYDDLHLLIDAMQPDLVAIEKLFFYKMGNTILVAQARGVILLVLAQHNLPLVEFTPAQIKQALTGYGNAEKYAVQEAVARELQLETIPKPDDAADGLAVALTAWYQNL; this comes from the coding sequence ATGGCGCAATCGGCAACGACAAACTCGGCAACACAACGGATCCTAGGTTTGGATCCTGGATTAGCAACCTTAGGATTTGGAGCCTTGGACTGCCAACCCGCCTATCAACGCCAAGCAGCCGTCGTCACGGTCGTGGACTATGGGGTTGTACGCACCACGGCGGGACAGGAACTCGGACAACGACTAATTACGTTGTATGACGATCTGCATCTGTTAATCGACGCGATGCAACCCGATTTAGTGGCGATCGAAAAACTGTTTTTCTACAAGATGGGCAACACCATCCTTGTCGCCCAAGCACGGGGCGTCATTTTATTAGTGTTGGCGCAACACAATCTACCTTTGGTGGAATTTACACCTGCGCAAATCAAGCAAGCACTAACGGGTTATGGGAACGCCGAGAAGTATGCTGTCCAGGAAGCCGTAGCCAGGGAACTCCAGCTAGAAACCATTCCGAAACCGGATGATGCTGCCGACGGATTGGCCGTTGCCCTGACGGCTTGGTATCAGAATCTGTAG
- a CDS encoding hybrid sensor histidine kinase/response regulator: MNHSPFAKPTKVDRILVVDDSADNSFLIQSLLQEEGYHIDIAENGQEALLKIETWQPDLILLDVMMPVMDGYEVTRRVRQNTALPFIPILLITAYDQLSVARGLDIGADDFIRKPVEFDELLARVRSLLRLKHSVDERDQIARQREDFVSRLTHDLRTPLVAADRMLSLLSQGVMGELSPDILEAIEIMSRSNNNLLTLVNTLLEVYRYEAGRKTLNFSPVDLPGLAQDVVKELSPLAIDKGLHLDTTEIPDQDAMLLVKGDRLELYRVLTNLIGNAIKFTDAGSVKVTVTVTPAAPLSTDGLRPMIQVAVEDTGQGIPPEEQASLFESFVQGKHKKSGSGLGLHLTRRIVEAHQGQIKVKSQVGQGSVFTVLLPAY; the protein is encoded by the coding sequence ATGAATCACTCACCTTTTGCTAAACCCACCAAGGTCGATCGCATCCTCGTCGTAGATGACTCTGCGGATAACAGTTTTCTGATTCAGAGTTTGCTGCAAGAAGAAGGCTATCACATTGATATCGCAGAAAACGGACAGGAAGCGCTGCTCAAAATTGAGACTTGGCAACCCGATCTGATTCTTTTAGATGTCATGATGCCCGTGATGGATGGCTATGAAGTGACCCGTCGCGTTCGGCAGAATACGGCTTTGCCGTTTATTCCCATTTTGTTAATTACGGCCTACGATCAACTCAGTGTGGCACGGGGCTTGGATATTGGAGCGGATGATTTTATTCGGAAGCCCGTAGAATTTGATGAACTGCTGGCGCGGGTGCGATCGCTGCTGCGCTTGAAGCACAGTGTAGATGAGCGGGATCAAATTGCCCGTCAGCGGGAGGACTTTGTGTCGCGGCTGACCCACGATTTGCGCACGCCCTTGGTGGCTGCCGATCGCATGTTGAGTTTGCTGTCCCAAGGGGTTATGGGGGAGTTGTCCCCGGATATCTTGGAAGCGATCGAGATCATGAGTCGCAGCAACAATAACTTGCTGACGCTAGTCAACACTCTTTTAGAAGTCTATCGCTATGAGGCGGGTCGCAAAACCTTAAACTTTTCCCCGGTGGACTTGCCGGGGTTAGCTCAAGATGTGGTTAAGGAGCTGTCACCTCTGGCGATCGATAAAGGGTTGCATCTGGATACCACAGAGATTCCTGACCAGGATGCCATGCTCTTAGTCAAGGGCGATCGACTAGAACTGTATCGAGTTTTGACGAATCTAATTGGCAATGCCATCAAATTTACCGATGCTGGCTCCGTCAAAGTGACCGTTACAGTAACCCCAGCTGCGCCCCTTTCCACAGATGGGCTGCGTCCCATGATTCAAGTGGCAGTGGAGGATACCGGCCAAGGGATCCCGCCGGAAGAACAGGCTTCACTCTTTGAAAGTTTTGTGCAAGGCAAACACAAAAAATCGGGTAGTGGCTTGGGACTGCACCTGACGCGGCGAATTGTGGAAGCCCATCAAGGCCAGATTAAGGTGAAATCTCAGGTAGGCCAAGGCAGTGTGTTTACGGTACTGCTTCCCGCTTATTAG